The proteins below are encoded in one region of Telopea speciosissima isolate NSW1024214 ecotype Mountain lineage chromosome 10, Tspe_v1, whole genome shotgun sequence:
- the LOC122643878 gene encoding ankyrin repeat-containing protein P16F5.05c-like produces MGMDEAYTADQPAEESATPDNVEALIEAARYDDIDDVISLASTGVSLDSKDCQGRTALHMAAANGHLDVVEYLIKNGVDLNACNMEKNTPLHWACLNGHIEVVNNLILAGADVTILNSYERTPMDEAVSRGKMEVIDAINAAVAQFELNGVGVS; encoded by the exons ATGGGAATGGACGAAGCTTACACAGCGGATCAACCAGCAGAGGAGTCGGCGACCCCTGATAACGTGGAGGCATTGATTGAG GCTGCTAGATATGATGATATTGATGATGTCATAAGCTTAGCATCTACAGGTGTTTCTCTGGATTCTAAAGATTGTCAAGGAAGAACAG CACTTCATATGGCAGCTGCTAATGGACATCTTGATGTTGTGGAGTATCTTATAAAAAATGGAGTG GATCTTAATGCTTGTAATATGGAgaaaaatacccctcttcactgGGCTTGCCTCAATGGGCACATTGAG GTGGTGAACAATTTGATTTTAGCAGGAGCCGATGTAACTATACTAAACAG CTATGAAAGGACTCCGATGGATGAGGCAGTGAGCCGGGGGAAGATGGAAGTCATTGATGCAATCAATGCAGCTGTTGCACAATTTGAACTTAATGGAGTTGGAGTTTCCTAA
- the LOC122643877 gene encoding uncharacterized protein LOC122643877, whose amino-acid sequence MENEQLNGVSYLPTQEQACNGAKGIEYGMSGLSLTVSDNHGLCAICLEKIALQETALVKGCEHAYCVTCILRWATYNQNPLCPQCKCPFEFLNVHRSLDGRIHDYMFEESVCLLLRATWFMPLKVEAQEEVYDELEHIYQYEEDEDEDIEEVYYTSSNLRIGNRRWGDNGFVRGGRKEARPVHREFQDNDAGPSRGPKNKEVARDSTGRRAKRALKREAADKAAAAKHQERLIRLGRK is encoded by the exons ATGGAGAATGAGCAACTGAACGGTGTTTCCTACCTCCCCACCCAAGAacag GCTTGTAATGGTGCGAAGGGAATAGAGTATGGAATGTCGGGCTTGAGCTTGACGGTGTCCGACAATCATGGTCTTTGTGCGATCTGCTTGGAGAAGATAGCACTTCAGGAGACTGCTCTTGTAAAAGGTTGCGAGCATGCTTACTG TGTGACGTGCATCCTTAGGTGGGCAACATACAATCAGAACCCTTTGTGCCCACAATGCAAGTGTCCATTTGAGTTTCTCAATGTTCACCGTTCTCTTGATGGCAG AATCCATGACTATATGTTTGAGGAGAGTGTTTGCCTTCTTCTTAGAGCGACATGGTTCATGCCATTGAAGGTAGAGGCTCAAGAAGAGGTTTATGATGAATTGGAACATATTTATCAATacgaggaggatgaggatgaagatATAGAAGAAGTTTATTATACCAGTTCAAATCTTCGGATTGGTAACCGTAGGTGGGGAGACAATGGCTTTGTTAGGGGAGGGAGGAAAGAAGCAAGGCCTGTCCATCGAGAATTCCAAGACAATGATGCTGGTCCATCACGTGGTCCGAAGAATAAAGAGGTAGCTAGGGATTCAACTGGGCGTCGAGCAAAGAGGGCGCTTAAGCGTGAAGCTGCAGATAAAGCAGCAGCTGCAAAGCATCAAGAGCGCTTAATAAGGTTGGGACGCAAGTGA